One window of Cryobacterium arcticum genomic DNA carries:
- the glgB gene encoding 1,4-alpha-glucan branching protein GlgB: MKHAIGSPADELPEISAHILETVSVGSYYNPHEVLGQHLLDLPGITDPLTVIRTLRPLATEVVAVLATGARIELAHLGFGIWQGVSTIGPQDYQVEAHYDGGPAWLSDDPYRYLPTLGELDLHLIGEGRHEQLWDVLGAHVRRCTGVLTAVDGTSFSVWAPHARAVRVIGDFNSWSGTLHAMRNMGSTGVWELFVPGLAAGSNYKFEILTQAGAWVQKADPMARYTEVPPLTASVIGETDYVWQDADWLTERSATDPHDRPMSVYEMHVASWRPGLGYRALADELIDYLGELAYTHVEFMPLSEHPFGGSWGYQVTGYFAPTSRFGHPDDLRYLIDRLHQAGIGVIMDWVPGHFPKDDFALARFDGQALYEHPDPRRGEQMDWGTYVFDFGQKQVRNFLVANALYWLEEFHIDALRVDAVASMLYLDYSRKDGEWEPNKFGGRENLEAISLLQEVTATAYKRNPGTIMIAEESTNWGGVTAPTSGGGLGFGLKWNMGWMHDSLEYMSEDPMYRAYHHNEMTFSFVYAFSENFLLPISHDEVVHGKGSLIAKMPGDSWQQLANVRVYLAFMWAHPGKQLLFMGQEFGQRSEWSEERGLDWWMLDQPGHRGLFNLVGQLNRVYRATPSLWARDNDPGGFELLDGGAAAENVITFVRWDNDGTPVACLFNFSGSPHTGYRVGLPQAGVWEEILNTDAENFGGSGVGNLGEVHAFAEPWAGRPASATLTLPPLGALWLRLRR; the protein is encoded by the coding sequence ATGAAACACGCCATCGGCAGCCCCGCCGACGAACTCCCCGAGATCTCCGCCCACATCCTGGAGACCGTCTCGGTCGGCTCGTACTACAACCCGCACGAGGTGCTCGGCCAGCACCTGCTCGACCTGCCCGGCATCACGGACCCGCTCACGGTCATCCGCACGCTCCGCCCCCTGGCCACCGAGGTCGTCGCGGTGCTCGCCACCGGCGCCCGTATCGAGCTGGCCCACCTGGGCTTCGGCATCTGGCAGGGCGTGAGCACCATCGGACCGCAGGACTACCAGGTCGAGGCGCACTACGACGGCGGTCCGGCCTGGCTCTCCGACGACCCGTACCGCTACCTGCCCACCCTGGGCGAACTCGACCTGCACCTCATCGGCGAGGGCCGGCACGAACAGCTCTGGGACGTCCTCGGCGCACACGTGCGCAGGTGCACAGGGGTGCTCACCGCGGTCGACGGCACCTCCTTCTCGGTCTGGGCCCCGCATGCCCGCGCCGTGCGCGTGATCGGTGACTTCAACAGCTGGTCAGGCACCCTGCACGCCATGCGCAACATGGGCAGCACGGGCGTCTGGGAGCTGTTCGTGCCCGGACTCGCCGCCGGCTCCAACTACAAGTTCGAGATCCTCACCCAGGCCGGCGCGTGGGTGCAGAAGGCCGACCCGATGGCCAGGTACACCGAGGTGCCGCCGCTCACGGCGTCGGTGATCGGCGAAACCGACTACGTCTGGCAGGATGCCGACTGGCTGACAGAACGCAGCGCCACCGACCCGCACGACCGCCCGATGAGCGTGTACGAGATGCACGTGGCCTCGTGGCGCCCTGGACTGGGCTACCGCGCCCTGGCCGACGAGCTGATCGACTACCTCGGTGAACTCGCGTACACGCACGTCGAGTTCATGCCGCTGTCCGAGCATCCCTTCGGCGGTTCCTGGGGCTACCAGGTCACCGGCTACTTCGCCCCGACCAGCCGTTTCGGCCACCCCGACGACCTGCGTTACCTCATCGACCGGCTGCACCAGGCCGGCATCGGCGTAATCATGGACTGGGTGCCAGGGCACTTCCCCAAGGACGACTTCGCCCTCGCGCGTTTCGACGGCCAGGCGCTCTACGAGCACCCCGACCCGCGCCGTGGGGAGCAGATGGACTGGGGCACCTACGTCTTCGACTTCGGCCAGAAGCAGGTGCGCAACTTCCTCGTCGCGAATGCCCTCTACTGGCTCGAGGAGTTCCACATCGACGCGCTCCGGGTCGACGCCGTGGCGTCGATGCTGTACCTGGACTACTCGCGGAAAGACGGCGAGTGGGAGCCCAACAAGTTCGGTGGCCGGGAGAACCTGGAGGCGATCAGCCTGCTGCAGGAGGTCACCGCGACGGCGTACAAGCGCAATCCCGGCACCATCATGATCGCCGAGGAGTCCACCAACTGGGGCGGAGTCACAGCGCCCACCTCCGGCGGTGGCCTGGGCTTCGGCCTCAAGTGGAACATGGGCTGGATGCACGACTCGCTCGAGTACATGAGCGAGGACCCGATGTACCGGGCCTACCACCACAACGAGATGACCTTCTCGTTCGTCTATGCCTTCAGCGAGAACTTCCTCCTGCCGATCAGCCATGACGAGGTCGTGCACGGCAAGGGCTCGCTCATCGCGAAGATGCCGGGCGACTCGTGGCAGCAGCTTGCCAACGTCCGGGTCTACCTGGCCTTCATGTGGGCGCACCCGGGGAAGCAGCTGCTGTTCATGGGCCAGGAATTCGGCCAGCGCTCCGAGTGGAGCGAGGAACGCGGCCTGGACTGGTGGATGCTCGACCAGCCCGGCCACCGCGGCCTGTTCAACCTCGTCGGGCAGCTGAACCGGGTCTACCGGGCCACGCCGAGCCTCTGGGCCAGGGACAACGATCCGGGCGGCTTCGAGCTGCTCGACGGCGGGGCCGCGGCCGAGAACGTGATCACCTTCGTGCGCTGGGACAACGACGGCACCCCGGTCGCCTGTCTGTTCAACTTCTCCGGATCCCCGCACACCGGGTACCGGGTCGGCCTGCCGCAGGCCGGCGTGTGGGAGGAGATCCTGAACACGGATGCCGAGAACTTCGGCGGCTCCGGCGTGGGCAACCTCGGCGAGGTGCACGCGTTCGCCGAACCCTGGGCCGGACGCCCGGCATCCGCCACCCTCACCCTGCCGCCCCTCGGCGCCCTCTGGCTGCGCCTGCGCCGCTAG
- a CDS encoding tetratricopeptide repeat protein, whose amino-acid sequence MTVIPPAGSNLRGAVDLSSLVNRPPAPAAGAAGAPGAPAGQAGPVPVPSLVLEGTDTNFAELLELSKFVPVIVDLWAQWSEPATSLTPVMENLIREYNGRFVLATVDIDANPQLAQAFQATSVPTLAAVINGQPVQLFDGVLPVVQIREVLERVLELAAQHGVTGVADAAEAPAGEPAAPVEPELPPHHREAYDAIERGDYAAAIDIYKLSLARDPRDAMATAGLAQVSLLGRLQGKTIAEVRSAAADNPADLDAQLLVADLNLSGGHIEDAFDRLLGLFPSQDAAGKNLVRQRLLELFEVVGTDDPRVPPARKRLTALLY is encoded by the coding sequence ATGACCGTCATCCCCCCAGCCGGCTCAAACCTGCGCGGCGCCGTCGACCTGTCCTCGCTCGTGAACCGTCCGCCGGCGCCTGCCGCCGGGGCGGCCGGTGCCCCCGGTGCGCCGGCCGGCCAGGCCGGTCCGGTGCCCGTTCCGAGCCTCGTGCTCGAGGGAACCGACACCAACTTCGCCGAGCTGCTCGAGCTGTCCAAATTCGTTCCGGTGATCGTGGACCTGTGGGCACAGTGGAGCGAACCGGCGACGTCGCTGACTCCCGTGATGGAGAACCTGATCCGGGAGTACAACGGCCGGTTCGTGCTTGCCACCGTCGACATCGACGCCAACCCGCAGCTCGCGCAGGCGTTCCAGGCCACCTCGGTGCCCACGCTGGCGGCCGTGATCAACGGTCAGCCTGTGCAGCTGTTCGACGGGGTCCTCCCGGTGGTGCAGATCCGCGAGGTCCTCGAACGTGTGCTCGAGCTCGCGGCCCAGCACGGGGTGACCGGTGTCGCCGACGCCGCAGAGGCCCCGGCCGGGGAGCCGGCCGCGCCGGTGGAACCCGAACTGCCGCCGCACCACCGCGAGGCCTACGATGCCATCGAGCGCGGCGACTACGCGGCCGCGATCGACATCTACAAGCTCTCCCTGGCCCGCGACCCCCGCGACGCCATGGCCACGGCAGGGCTCGCCCAGGTGAGCCTGCTCGGCCGCCTGCAGGGCAAGACCATCGCGGAGGTGCGTTCAGCCGCCGCCGACAACCCCGCTGACCTCGACGCGCAGTTGCTCGTGGCCGACCTCAACCTCTCCGGCGGTCACATCGAGGACGCCTTCGACCGGCTGCTCGGACTATTCCCCTCCCAGGACGCGGCGGGCAAGAACCTGGTGCGCCAGCGCCTGCTCGAACTGTTCGAGGTCGTCGGCACCGACGACCCCCGCGTGCCGCCGGCCCGCAAACGCCTGACCGCGCTGCTCTACTAA